Proteins encoded by one window of Streptomyces sp. NBC_01571:
- a CDS encoding TioE family transcriptional regulator translates to MKYLRPFDLAREHGISTQAVRNYERDGFLPLAERTPSGYRTYTETHAAALRAYLALVQAHGHAEGGQIMRSLNAGELDAALTAVDRGHAQLLRDRGTLDAVGQAVEHLVSGTGPAEHAPSGCEPLGIGELARRLGVTAATLRNWEAAGILTPVREPATGHRSYGAPDVRDAELAHLLRRGGYPLEHIRTVVRQIRTAGGTEALSAALDDWRRRLTARGVAMLDAAARLAGYVSLRGITPATPAATAEPAPPPADRPAP, encoded by the coding sequence ATGAAGTACCTGCGCCCGTTCGACCTGGCCCGCGAGCACGGCATCTCGACCCAGGCGGTGCGCAACTACGAGCGGGACGGGTTCCTCCCGCTCGCCGAGCGCACCCCGTCCGGCTACCGGACCTACACCGAGACGCACGCGGCGGCCCTGCGCGCCTACTTGGCGCTCGTCCAGGCCCACGGACATGCCGAGGGCGGGCAGATCATGCGGTCGCTCAACGCGGGCGAACTCGACGCCGCGCTGACGGCCGTCGACCGCGGCCACGCCCAACTGCTGCGCGACCGGGGGACGCTGGACGCGGTCGGGCAGGCCGTCGAGCATCTGGTCTCCGGCACCGGTCCCGCCGAGCACGCTCCCTCCGGCTGTGAGCCGCTCGGTATCGGCGAACTCGCGCGCCGCCTGGGCGTCACCGCGGCGACCCTCCGCAACTGGGAGGCGGCGGGCATCCTCACACCCGTCCGGGAGCCGGCCACCGGACATCGCTCGTACGGCGCCCCCGACGTCCGCGACGCGGAACTGGCCCACCTCCTCAGGCGCGGCGGCTATCCGCTGGAGCACATCCGCACGGTGGTCCGGCAGATCCGCACGGCCGGCGGCACCGAGGCGCTGTCCGCCGCGCTCGACGACTGGCGGCGACGGCTCACCGCCCGCGGGGTGGCGATGCTCGACGCGGCGGCCCGGCTCGCCGGGTACGTGTCCCTCCGGGGCATCACCCCGGCGACGCCCGCGGCCACCGCGGAACCGGCTCCACCGCCGGCGGACCGGCCGGCACCCTGA
- a CDS encoding DUF2637 domain-containing protein, with product MNDDYPDLSFARYEQPPVYPGGTGTGRHGGPADALYEQGWDPVEELTYLLQDAAAAEQEATVPPPRGEPSYGDEFISEPMDNLAQITAELPPIRRSSTGHRKVRVRKPRFTWLQTVSFVIAAVAAVIVSMVSVFGGMVAYAPLRHIASTTQSGSGPWWPLLVYGPWMVASLSVLRAALHQRRAVHSWYAVLLFSSVAMMFCVADAHKTITGVAAAVVPALASLTCFQQLVRQITLTRPPRQNTSRHRQRQDPLPPRRVEGKSGSSTRKPPRP from the coding sequence GTGAATGACGACTATCCGGATCTGTCCTTCGCTCGATACGAACAACCTCCCGTGTACCCCGGTGGGACGGGTACCGGCCGGCACGGCGGTCCCGCCGACGCCCTGTACGAACAGGGCTGGGACCCGGTCGAGGAGCTCACCTACCTCCTGCAGGACGCCGCGGCGGCGGAGCAGGAGGCCACCGTGCCGCCACCCCGCGGCGAGCCGTCGTACGGGGACGAATTCATCAGTGAACCGATGGACAACCTGGCGCAGATCACTGCCGAGTTGCCGCCCATCCGACGCTCCTCGACCGGGCATCGGAAGGTGCGGGTCCGCAAACCCCGCTTCACCTGGCTGCAGACCGTGAGCTTCGTGATCGCCGCGGTCGCCGCCGTCATCGTGTCGATGGTGAGTGTCTTCGGTGGGATGGTGGCCTACGCGCCGCTGCGGCACATCGCGTCCACCACCCAGAGCGGCTCGGGACCCTGGTGGCCCCTTCTCGTGTACGGCCCCTGGATGGTGGCCTCGCTGTCCGTCCTGCGAGCCGCCCTGCACCAACGCCGTGCCGTGCACTCGTGGTACGCCGTTCTGCTGTTCTCCTCCGTCGCCATGATGTTCTGCGTGGCCGACGCCCACAAGACGATCACCGGTGTGGCCGCGGCAGTCGTACCGGCCCTCGCGTCCCTGACCTGCTTCCAACAACTGGTCCGTCAGATCACCCTGACCCGGCCACCCCGCCAGAACACGTCCCGCCATCGGCAGCGCCAAGACCCCCTGCCTCCTAGGCGCGTTGAAGGCAAGAGCGGTTCGAGCACCCGGAAACCGCCTCGCCCCTGA